A single Candidatus Liberibacter asiaticus DNA region contains:
- the rpmH gene encoding 50S ribosomal protein L34: MKRTYNPSNIVRKRRCGFLARMSTRSGIRILNRRRSKGRKRLSA, encoded by the coding sequence ATGAAACGTACATATAATCCTTCTAATATTGTCAGAAAAAGACGTTGTGGCTTTCTTGCACGCATGTCCACACGCAGTGGCATAAGAATTCTGAATCGGCGGAGATCTAAAGGACGTAAACGCCTTTCTGCCTAA
- the rnpA gene encoding ribonuclease P protein component: MSNICILKKRRQFALVKKGELRKGPFFSLEVLNNNNSNLLPRVGFTVTKKQGCAVERNRMRRRLKEAVRLCAEGVLKHGHDYVLIAKRDALFIPFKELCNHFVERVRRNKRSYYSGKNFSRKS; encoded by the coding sequence ATGAGTAATATCTGTATACTTAAAAAGCGCAGGCAATTCGCACTAGTAAAAAAAGGAGAGTTGAGAAAAGGTCCTTTTTTCTCTTTAGAAGTTTTGAACAATAATAATTCCAATCTGTTACCACGTGTGGGTTTTACTGTCACGAAAAAGCAAGGATGTGCAGTTGAGCGCAATCGGATGCGTCGTAGATTAAAAGAAGCAGTTCGACTTTGTGCAGAAGGTGTTTTAAAACATGGTCATGATTATGTACTAATTGCTAAGAGGGATGCTCTTTTTATTCCTTTTAAGGAACTTTGCAATCATTTCGTTGAACGTGTTCGTCGCAACAAGCGATCATATTATTCGGGAAAAAATTTCTCTAGGAAATCGTAA
- the yidC gene encoding membrane protein insertase YidC, with product MERNWNYFVAIALSVIIVYAWQNFYVYPRIEEMNNERKNIQTVKQPNQVDNSYAAVLIDDRAQALSMSPRVELKNPSLIGSINLKGAQFDDLNLRGYHLDVSSNSPIVTLLSPSNTKNAYFAELDYVSTANNIELPNSNTVWNLISGKILTPTTPIKLVFKNANNILFERTISLDEHYLFKIVDTVTNNSIDQIRFSPRGRIMRHKPQTATNTFGVQEGFIAVLGDKSLVEQKYSDIEKSSISNFHESNSWLGISDKYWASVFIPSKETSFHSQFKYLSDGHARYQAKFSANEITILPGKSITTTNFLFAGAKEFPTIHHYEKDLAIPRFEMLIDWGWFYFIAKPMFMLMSYFYNLVGNFGIAIMLTTVFVKLLFFPLAKKQYVSTANMKNIQPKIDELREKFKQSPPQVLQKAMIQLYKTHNINPLAGCWPILLQIPVFFAIYKVISISLEMRHAPFWGWIKDLAAADPTNIFTLFGILPFYLPGFMHVGIWPIIMSLSMFIQMKMSPPPADKGQAMILNWMPVVFVFALSSFPAGLIIYWSWSNVISIVQQAVIMKMHGAEIGLIDRLRSTFSKNYNSQ from the coding sequence ATGGAAAGAAATTGGAACTATTTTGTAGCTATCGCCCTATCTGTTATCATTGTATACGCTTGGCAAAATTTTTACGTCTATCCTCGCATTGAGGAAATGAACAACGAACGCAAAAATATTCAAACAGTAAAACAACCGAATCAAGTTGATAATTCGTATGCTGCTGTATTGATAGATGATCGTGCGCAAGCTTTATCTATGTCTCCCCGCGTTGAGCTTAAAAATCCTTCTCTCATTGGATCAATTAATCTAAAAGGCGCTCAGTTTGATGATCTAAACTTACGAGGCTATCATTTAGATGTGTCTAGCAACAGCCCTATTGTCACACTTTTAAGCCCATCAAATACAAAAAATGCCTATTTTGCCGAATTAGATTATGTGTCCACAGCCAATAACATAGAGTTGCCAAATTCAAATACTGTCTGGAACTTGATTTCTGGCAAAATCCTCACCCCTACTACTCCAATAAAATTGGTTTTTAAAAATGCAAACAATATTTTATTTGAGCGCACGATATCATTGGATGAGCATTACCTCTTTAAGATAGTAGATACAGTTACAAACAATAGCATAGATCAGATCAGATTTTCTCCGCGTGGGCGAATTATGCGCCATAAACCACAAACGGCAACCAATACCTTTGGAGTACAAGAAGGATTTATAGCTGTTTTAGGGGACAAATCCCTTGTAGAACAGAAGTATTCTGATATTGAAAAATCTAGCATTTCTAATTTCCACGAATCTAACAGTTGGCTCGGAATATCAGACAAGTATTGGGCATCTGTTTTCATACCATCTAAAGAAACATCATTTCATAGCCAATTCAAATATTTGTCTGATGGACACGCTCGTTATCAAGCAAAATTTAGCGCCAATGAAATTACTATTCTTCCTGGAAAATCAATCACAACAACAAATTTTCTATTTGCAGGCGCTAAAGAGTTTCCCACGATTCATCACTACGAAAAGGATTTGGCAATTCCGCGGTTTGAAATGCTGATTGATTGGGGTTGGTTTTACTTTATTGCGAAACCCATGTTTATGCTTATGAGTTATTTTTATAACCTCGTAGGGAACTTTGGTATTGCAATTATGCTAACAACAGTTTTTGTCAAGCTTCTGTTCTTTCCATTAGCAAAAAAGCAATATGTCTCTACGGCTAATATGAAAAATATTCAACCAAAAATAGATGAATTACGCGAGAAATTTAAACAATCCCCTCCTCAAGTATTGCAAAAAGCAATGATTCAACTATACAAGACACACAACATTAATCCTCTTGCAGGGTGTTGGCCCATATTATTGCAAATTCCAGTATTTTTCGCTATCTACAAAGTTATTTCTATATCTTTAGAAATGAGACATGCTCCTTTTTGGGGATGGATTAAAGATCTCGCTGCAGCTGATCCGACCAATATTTTTACACTATTTGGAATATTGCCGTTTTATCTCCCTGGATTCATGCATGTTGGTATCTGGCCAATAATTATGAGTCTATCCATGTTTATTCAGATGAAAATGAGTCCACCTCCTGCAGATAAAGGACAAGCAATGATTTTAAACTGGATGCCCGTAGTATTTGTTTTTGCCCTGTCTTCTTTCCCTGCTGGATTGATTATATATTGGTCTTGGAGCAATGTTATATCCATTGTCCAACAAGCAGTAATCATGAAAATGCATGGTGCAGAAATTGGACTGATAGATAGGTTGCGTTCTACGTTTTCGAAAAACTATAATTCTCAATAA
- the yihA gene encoding ribosome biogenesis GTP-binding protein YihA/YsxC → MVSHTIFTKSAWIFLRGVPEIGLLPKAGPPEIAFSGRSNVGKSSLINILVNRKNLARTSNAPGRTQHLNFFVPKDFSNLKNNLPAMALVDMPGYGYARAPKKNVDSWGGLIVRYLSERSTLRCVYLLIDCRHGVKQIDQDVFSFLDKKAVSYQIVLTKIDKLSPTTAQETLEKTKYLIRNYPTAHPEVIPTSSVKRKGIEVLRKAILETINY, encoded by the coding sequence TTGGTAAGTCATACAATATTCACGAAATCAGCATGGATATTTCTACGAGGAGTTCCAGAAATAGGTCTCCTGCCCAAAGCAGGACCTCCTGAAATAGCATTTTCTGGCCGTTCAAATGTTGGAAAGTCATCTTTAATCAATATTTTAGTCAATCGAAAAAACTTAGCTAGGACATCTAATGCGCCTGGGCGCACTCAGCATCTAAATTTTTTTGTTCCAAAAGATTTTTCCAACCTAAAAAATAATCTTCCTGCCATGGCTTTAGTTGATATGCCAGGATATGGGTATGCTCGGGCTCCTAAGAAAAATGTTGATTCATGGGGGGGATTAATTGTCAGATATTTATCTGAAAGATCAACTTTAAGATGTGTATATCTATTGATTGATTGTCGTCATGGCGTAAAACAAATAGATCAAGATGTTTTTTCCTTTTTAGATAAAAAAGCTGTCTCCTATCAAATTGTCCTTACAAAAATTGATAAACTTTCCCCTACTACAGCACAAGAAACACTAGAAAAAACCAAATATTTGATACGCAATTACCCTACTGCACATCCTGAAGTAATACCTACTTCTTCCGTTAAAAGAAAAGGAATAGAAGTATTGCGAAAGGCGATTCTTGAAACAATAAATTATTAA
- the argB gene encoding acetylglutamate kinase, whose product MTEKIYQFQAEILEQVLPFVQFYENETIVVKYGGHVMNCTDLSKDFVNDIALLKKSNITPVIVHGGGPQIGAVLEKMGIKSKFENGLRITDQQTAEVVEMVLAGSINKKIVSLINQTGTQAIGICGKDGNMVFAEKARHSLRLSPNTKKNINLGFVGNVIKVNRTILDLLIKSGIIPVIAPIAPGYDGATYNINADTFAGAIAEKLNVIRLLFLTDVPGVLDKNRQLISKLSINEARTLIKDGTISGGMIPKIETSIKAIENGVKSVAILDGKKPHSILMEIFTKNGSGTLLIP is encoded by the coding sequence ATGACTGAAAAAATATATCAATTTCAAGCAGAAATTTTAGAACAAGTGCTACCTTTCGTACAGTTTTATGAGAATGAAACTATTGTCGTCAAGTATGGTGGACACGTCATGAATTGTACAGATCTAAGCAAGGATTTTGTTAACGACATTGCTCTTTTAAAAAAATCAAATATTACACCTGTTATTGTTCATGGAGGTGGTCCGCAAATAGGAGCCGTTCTTGAAAAAATGGGCATAAAATCCAAATTTGAAAATGGCCTGCGTATTACAGATCAGCAAACAGCAGAAGTTGTCGAAATGGTGCTTGCAGGATCAATCAATAAAAAGATAGTTTCTTTAATTAATCAAACTGGTACTCAGGCTATCGGTATATGTGGAAAAGATGGCAACATGGTATTTGCCGAAAAAGCTCGGCACAGTTTAAGATTATCTCCCAATACCAAAAAAAACATAAACTTGGGTTTTGTAGGCAACGTAATAAAAGTTAATCGTACTATTCTTGACCTTCTTATAAAATCAGGGATTATACCTGTTATAGCTCCTATTGCACCTGGATATGATGGAGCTACTTATAATATAAACGCCGATACCTTTGCTGGAGCTATAGCTGAAAAATTAAATGTTATACGCCTTTTATTCCTTACAGATGTCCCTGGAGTCCTAGACAAAAATAGACAATTAATTAGCAAATTATCTATCAATGAAGCCCGTACACTAATTAAAGATGGAACTATTTCTGGAGGAATGATTCCTAAAATCGAAACATCAATTAAAGCTATCGAAAATGGTGTAAAAAGCGTTGCCATTCTTGATGGAAAAAAACCACACTCTATTCTCATGGAAATATTTACTAAAAACGGCTCTGGAACACTTCTAATCCCTTAA